The Opitutus sp. ER46 DNA window GTCACGAGTGCCTTTATCCGCATCCCACGAAGCTGCAGGTGGCGAAGCTGGCGGAGATCAAGGCGCAGCTGCCGGGCAACGGGCCGAAGGCGGTGGCGTGGCGCGCGGCGCTGCAGCGGCAAATGAACGACGTCTCCTCGTTCATGAAGCTGATCAAGGAGCGCTTTGCGATGCGGTACAACCGGCAGCACGAGCGTTTTGGCCCGGTGTGGTGTGGACGCTTCAAGAGCGTCCTGGTGGAGGACAAACCGCACCTGCTGCAGATTCTGGGACTGTATGTGGATTTGAACCCGGTGCGCGCCGGGATCGTGGAGGATCCGAAGGACTATCGCTTCTGCGGGTACGCCGAAGCGGTGGCGGGAGGAAAGAAGGCGCAGGAGGGCATCCGCTTTCTGGTGGGCGGCGAGACCTGGGAGGAGACGCACAGCGCATACCGAAGACTGCTGTTTGCGACTGGAGGAACGGACCGACCGGGGAAGGCATCGATTCCCGCGGAGCGGGTGAGGGCGGCGCTCGCAAGCGGCGGCACGCTGCCGCTCGCCGTGGTGCTACGGTGTCGGATCCGCTACTTGAGCGACCGGGCGGTGCTGGGGAGCAGAGCTTTCGTCGAATCGCACCTGGCGGCCTACCGCCAACGCACCGGTGCGGGAAAGCGCATGGTGCCGCGGTGCCTGCCGGCCGTTACGAAGTGGGGCGATGTTGCTGGCCTGCGCGGTTCACGCTCACCTCTGTTCGGTTAAAGCAACGGTATCCGCCGGCATCGCGATCATCACTGCTCAGCGGCGCGTCCTGAGCGAATGCGGGCCTGTCTACTGCGTAGGGCGATCTCGGGCCACCTATTGCACGCCCTCTGCAGGTGCGGCAGTGAAATCTGCGTCAGAATGCGTGGAGGACGTGCCGCCGACTAGGAATCGGCGGTAATCGACTGCTACATTAACCTCGAGCTGCGCGACCGGCACGAGACGTCTGTCCCCTAATTACCCGCTGACGAGACAGAGAGGTCTGTCCCCTGTTTGGCGTGGTGCGGACGAAGTGTGTGGGGTCTGTCCCCGAACACTGCCTATGAGGTCGGACGTTGATTGAGATCGGGGGTCTGTCCCCTGATGCCGGGAAATGATCTGGACGCGGAGGCGGAATGTTGGGTGGGCGATGGAAGATGGCTGACGTTAAGGTCTGTCCCCTGATTTGGGTGGCGTGGGTGCTTGTCGGGGCGGGGCGGAGGCGGCATGAACGGAGCGTGCGACTCCTTTCTCTGCTTTTGGTCGGGGGGCTATTGGCCGGATGTGCCACCGGACCCGAGCGGACGGTTGCCCCTGCGCTTGCGGCTTCGGTCAATGGGGCTCCGCTCGACACCGCCGACCGATTGGTGGCTGAGAACCGCTACGCCGAGGCGGTTCCGTACTTTGAGGAGTACCTGCGCTTGAACCCCGGCCAAGGCGATGTCGTGGCGCGCTTGGCGAGTGCCCTCTACATGCAGGGTCTGGCTGACTCTGCACCCGCCCGCACGCGGTCGCTCAACCGCCGCGCCCGCGAACTCGCCGAGCAAGCGGAGAAACTCGGCACTACAAACCCGATGTCGGCCCTCCTCCTCGCAAATATCCGGCCCGACGGCGGTGTGGTCCCCATGCAGAAGGGCGTCCTGTCCGCCCT harbors:
- a CDS encoding transposase, whose protein sequence is MARNRIKVSARQQGAIYHLMSRSVNGELRLEEEGQEHLRQLVWQMAEFTGIRIIAYAIMDNHYHVVVFVPQWEPLSDAELLRRHECLYPHPTKLQVAKLAEIKAQLPGNGPKAVAWRAALQRQMNDVSSFMKLIKERFAMRYNRQHERFGPVWCGRFKSVLVEDKPHLLQILGLYVDLNPVRAGIVEDPKDYRFCGYAEAVAGGKKAQEGIRFLVGGETWEETHSAYRRLLFATGGTDRPGKASIPAERVRAALASGGTLPLAVVLRCRIRYLSDRAVLGSRAFVESHLAAYRQRTGAGKRMVPRCLPAVTKWGDVAGLRGSRSPLFG